A stretch of DNA from Acanthopagrus latus isolate v.2019 chromosome 7, fAcaLat1.1, whole genome shotgun sequence:
aaaaaactgttaacTGCCCCTTTTTTCAGTTTCTAGTAGAATGAAGTTTCCAGTGAACAGGACCGACTGACCGTCGGTGGTTCTGATGATGGAGTCCAGAGTTTCACTTCTTTATTCATCATTCGTGATGCTGACTGGACTCTGAACACCTTCAGTCAGCAAACAACATGGAAACTTTTTACAGCCAATGAGAAAATAACCATGAGAATGAGTTTCTGGTTCTGGACCCAGATCAGGTCTGATGATGGaacaaagtcattattttaCTGTGACATCAGGTCATCTGGACCTGGTGAAACTGGTCTCAGGATTCAGAATACAGTTTACGGCTTCACAAACCTGAACCTAGTCTGACTGAACCTGGTCTGTGTGAACCTGGTCGGTGTGAACCTGGTCGGTGTGAACCTGGTCTGACTGAACCTGGTCTGACTGAACCTGGTCTGTGTGAACCTGGTCTGTGTGAACCTGGTCTGACTGAACCTGGTCTGTGTGAACCTGGTCTGTGTGAACCTGGTCTGACTGAACCTGGTCTGTGTGAACCTGGTCTGTGTGAACCTGGTCTGACTGAACCTGGTCTGTGTGAACCTGGTCTGTGTGAACCTGGTCTGACTGAACCTGGtctgaagcttttattttgtaacacacttcctgtccctgtgtgtcagtctgaggaggctgcaggagcagagccaggcccagaggaggaagaggagcaaggaggaggagcaggagagggaggtgaagagggaggaggaggacaaggaggagggagagaggttgCCATGGAAACCCCAAACGGTCCAGTATACTGTATCTGCAGGAGACCGGACATCAACTGCTTCATGATGTAAGAGACTGAGGGATCAGTACATCTACAGAGAGACTGCAGACATCAGCTGTTCACACTGAcctgactgcctgtctgtctgtctgtctgtctgtctgtctgtctgtctgtctgtctgtctgtctgtctgtctgtcagagggTGCGACAGCTGCACAGAGTGGTTTCATGGCAGCTGTATTGGAGTTTCAGAGAGAGCAGCTAAAGCCATCAGAGTTTGGTTCTGTCCATCCTGCAGAGGTCAGTGTGGTCCAACAACAACCCAACAAtcatctccttcttcttcttcttcttcttctcttttttttctctggcttcTGTAGCACTCtctaatgttttaatattaacTCTACAGTATTTCTGACTCTACATGCTACATGTATTATAAAAATCTGATTACAtaaaaatatcatcattatGACCTTTAACAGCTAGTTAAACTGTAATGATGTCTGCTAGCTCTGTGTTAGCTGTGTATTAGCTCTGTGTTAGCTCtgtgttagctgttagctctgtgttagctgtgtgttagctgtgtgtcagctgtgtgttagcTATGTGGTAGCTGTTAGCTGTGTATTAGCTCtgtgttagctgttagctgtgtgtTAGCTCTGTGTTAGCTGTGTATTAGCTCTGTGTTGGCTGTGTGTTAGCACTGTGTTCGCTGTGTGTTAGCTCTCTGTTAGCTGTGTATTAGCTCTGTGTTAGCTCtgtgttagctgttagctctgtgttagctgtgtgtcagctgtgtgttagcggtgtgttagctgtgtgttagctgttagctgtgtgtcagctgtgtgttagctgtgtgtcagctgtgtgttagctgtgtgtcagctgtgtgtcagctgtgtgtcagctgtgtgttagctgtgtgtcagctgtgtgttagctgtgtgtcagctgtgtgttgtgtccGTTGCAGACAGAGAACCGTCTCTGGGGATTAAATACCGTCCAaagaagatgaaggaggagaaggagtcggagacagagagggaggaaaaaactgATGGAGACGGGAGCTCCACCCCCCAACCCAAGATCGACAGGAGGCGGGGCTCACAGGTAACCCAGCAACTAGGTGTATCCTTTATTCAGTCAGTTGTTACTTTGATATGATTTATACCACAGAGCTGTATCATTgcgtgtgttactgtgtgtattATTgcgtgtgttactgtgtgtattattgtgtgtgttactgtggaTTATTGCGTGTCTTACTGTGTgtatcattgtgtgtgtgtgtgtgtgtgtcagatcaAGCGCTCGGCCCGGATGTGTGGCGAGTGCGACGCCTGCCTGAGGACGGAGGATTGCGCTCAATGTGACTTCTGTAAAGACATGAAGAAGTTCGGAGGTCCAAACAAAATCCGACAGAAGTGTCGACAGAGGCAGTGTGAGGTCCGAGCCCGGGTGAGTgacgtcgtcatcatcatcatcgcctcATTAAACGACCTCGTTGATAAATTAGTTTCACAGTCTGATAACATGAAAGCGCAGTTCTGATGTAAAGTTCcggtaattattattattatttattataatgaTTGTGTTGATGCCGTTATTGATCTCTGAGCAGAAGATGCTTCGTGTCAAAGACGAGGAGATGAGTCGAAGCGGCAGCAGGGGGCGGGGGCTCTTGAGGAAAGGGGCGGGGcatcagacagaggaggaggaggaggaggaggaggaggaggatgaagaggatgaggaggaagatggcGTGTTCAGTGAGAGCGAGCTGGAGCTGTACGAGCAGTACAAAGCTGCCGGATACAGAGACCTGGTcagtgtgcgtgtgagtgtttCTGACCAATCAGCTCTCAGAACAGGCACTTCCTGTATGTGATGTGTCTTCCTGTTGCAGGTGTGGcacagtgaggatgaggatgttCAGCTGGACTCTATGAGGAAGAAGGCCGTGAAGGTGAAACATGTCAAGAGACGAGAGAAGAAGACGGAGAAGAAGGTCAGGGCGGTTTGAGCATcactgttgatgatgtcactgatgatgtcactaaaACACCTGTCTGTCCCTGTAGAAGTCTGTGTCTGTCCCTAAAGAGGAGGTGAAGCCTCGTCGTCACAAAGCCAAGCAGCGCCACAGGGAGCGCGTGCGACACAGTGAGcgaggtggagagggtggggCCAAGGAGGTGGGCGGAGCTCTGAGGCAGTGTCTGGGTCCAGGATGTGTCCAGCCAGCGAGAGTTAACTCCAAATACTGCTCCGAAGACTGCGGCATGAAGCTCGCCGCCAAgtgagccttttttttaactcactttttatttcaaacattcCGTcacaaaaatcataaaacacacaaatatcatTTAACAAGCTGGAGATGTATAAACACATGTCCTGGTCCAACCATGTCGTTTATAACTGTTCATATGAAATAGTCCTACTGCCTTTGTTAAGGTGATTCTTGAGTGCCACCAGCTGCTGGTGTGCTGGTCCAGTTCTGATCAACCTTATACTGATTACACAGTTAACACAGTTAGACTGCCCCGTTTAGGCCCAAGTTACAGAAGTCAGACTGAAGGACACACGTTTGTCCAGAGCACACATGGAGACATTACAGTAAAACATCcaacagaagagaagaaacagatgTTACAGTTCTGGTGCTGCTTGTATGACTGGTGCCATCTTCACTAAACCTCTTTGTGTTCAGCGGTAATCTGATTCCTCACCCACTCTGGCTTCAGCTGGGAGGCTGTTCCTGACTTTTGGCTCTTAAAAGAGTCTGATCACACACAGTCCACCACACAGTCCACCAAAGTCCACCAGAGCCCACCAGAGTCCACCAGAGTCCACCACACAGTCCACCAGAGCCCACCACAGAGTCCATGtccttgtgtctgtctgtgtcttccaGTCGGATCTATGAGATCCTCCCTCAGAGGATCCAGCAGTGGCAACAGAGTCCGTGCGTTGCCGAGGAGATGGGGCGGAGACAGCTGGAGCGAATCAGGaaggagcagcaggcagcaaGGCTCCGCCTCACTCTGATGGAGAAACGTTTTCATGAGCTCGAAGGCATCATCGCCAACGCCAAACAACAGCAGGTCCAACAGCACGAGGAGGTacgagacagagagacagttagTTTACAGGTTCATCCATCTGATttgtctcatctctctctctctgtctgactgtctgtctctccaggtgACTGAAGGAGACGGTGATGATACAGACCTTCAGAtcttctgtgtttcctgcagtcATCCTGTCAACCCGAAGGTGGCGCTGAGACACATGGAGAGATGCTACGCTAAGGTCAGTGGAcggacagagacacagacacgtTCTGACAGACCAGATGTTTAACTAATCTCTGCCTGTCAACAGTATGAGAGTCAGACATCGTTTGGATCCATGTACCCAACACGTATAGAGGGGTAAGAACacctgactgtctctctcttttcaagCGGTGTATGCTGTCAGAGtgagacctgtctgtctctcacatgtctgtctgtctttcagagCGACCCGGCTGTTCTGTGATGTGTATAACCCTCAGAGTAAGACGTACTGTAAGAGGCTGCAGGTTCTGTGTCCTGAACACTCCAGAGACCCAAAGGTCCGTCTGTCCCTCTACCTGCTGCCCCTCAGAACATCTCAGACCCGTCTGCTGCTGACATGGACTAaacactgcctgtctgtctgtcaggtcCCAGCAGACGAGGTGTGTGGATGTCCTCTGGTTAAAGACGTCTTCGAGCCGACAGGAGAGTTTTGTCGCGTGTCAAAGAGGAAGTGTAACAAACATTACTGCTGGGAGAAACTCCGCCGTGCTGAGGTCGACCTGGAGCGAGTCCGAGTGGTACCACACCcaactttattaacacaacaCGATATTAACactgaactttattaacactgaactttattaacacagcactttatttacactgaactttattaacaatgaactttattaacacagcactttattaacacaacactttatttacactgaactttattaacactgaactttattaacacaacactttatttacactgaactttattaacacagcactttattaacacaacactttatttaaactgaACTTTATCAACactgaactttattaacacagcACTTTATTAACACTGAACTTTATTAATACAACACTTTATTTACACTGAACTTCATTAACactgaactttattaacacagcactttattaacacaacactttatttacactgaactttattaacactgaaCGTTATTAACACAGCACTTTATTAACACAACACTTTATTTACactgaactttattaacactgaactttattaacacagcactttattaacactgaactttattaacacagcactttattaacactgaactttattaacacaacactttatttacactgaactttattaacactgaactttattaacacagcactttattaacactgaactttattaacacaacaCGATATTAACactgaactttattaacactgaactttattaacacaacaCGATATTAACactgaactttattaacacagcactttattaacactgaactttattaacacagcactttattaacactgaactttattaacacaacaCGATATTAACactgaactttattaacacaacaCTTTATTAACACCACACTTTGTTAGCACAACACGatattaaaggagaacttcggtcaatttaatcatgcagcttcattgctcaagctacccttggcttgccagtaccgaagacgcaaacacatttaGTCCAGccattacagggctctgtgaacggagagttagcattgaccgctaacagcatagggtcagaactttacaccATGTTTTAatcttcttaacatgctccacatctcaccccaaaagtcatgcaacatcagcagacaccttacaacacagcactgtagtgtgtatgactcaaaatgaataaaaaagtagttaaaacagtgtgtttgtgcaagtagctacacaccagtttgttgacatccgtgtcttccggtagctagaccaaactagtcaatccgtcaaGCGTGcacttactccctcactggcagagacagaaacgtattccagtttttctgttcataatgtacaggtccatgttacagcctgtcatgagccatgagctttacaatagcctgttaagcctgttgagcacacgctcGATGtattgactagtttggtctagctaccggaagacacggatgtcaacaaaccggtatgtggctacttgcacaaacactctgttttaactacttttttattcattttgagtcatacacgctacagtgcaACGTTAATATATCCCTGATCCATGATGAATGTGATGGTGGGTGTTTAGACGTCTAGCaatcaaacagagaaaaggaacGCAATCAGATTAGGGTTTTGATAACTTAGTGGAATAAAGTTAGATTTAAATAGTTCTGAATAGTTTTTAGTTACACAAACACCCACATATTTAAAGTGCTCCAGAGAGGTTCTGAACGGCAGCTGTGAGACGGGATAGGCTGTGGCCGCAGCATCGACTGGCAGAAGTTTGCTTAATGAAGATTTAATATATAACCTGGGATACGCTCAAATTCATTCAGCACGTTTAGTTCTGGGGGGATAAATGTGTCTGGGTGGGAGAGAAAGACCAAGAGGTCATCGGCGTATAGGAATAGTTTATGTTCTATACCATCTCTTGAGAGGCCCAGCATCTGACTGGACCTGAGGGGTTCTGCCAGAGCTTCAATGGCAAACAGCAATGGAGAGAGTGGGCAGCCCTGTCAGGTACCACGTTCAGAGGAGAAATAGTCAGATTAGTCATTATTTGTGTGGACACAAGCAGGGGGGGAAGTTTATAAAAGCTTAATCCATAAATGTACTGAAGCcaaaatgttcagtgtgtgaaACAAGTCATTATCAGCTCAGGGGTGACGGAGGTGAATACAGAATATCAAATAGATGCCTGACAttcctacctgtctgtctctacctgaCTGTCTCTCAGTGGTATAAGCTGGATGAGCTGTTCGAGCAGGAGAGGAATCTGAGGACGGCGATGACAAATCGAGCCGGTTTATTGGCTCTGATGCTGCACCAGACCATCCAGCATGATCCAATCACGACAGACTTGCGCTCTGCCAAGGACAGGTAGACGGGCAGGGAGAGGTAGACAGGCAGACAGCTTTAGAGTCTCATCAGATGACAGTTTAATGGATTtaaagtttgtttcttttcagtgtgtttgtgaatatttcaaacaacagagtgcattgtgggaagtgGAGGCTTGTTACAACCAGCAGACAGGTGAACATTCACACGTCATCATCAgctctgagacagacagacgatcagactgacagacactgGACTGACAAATATCTGGCAGCCAGGAGAGAATGATGATGAGACACTGAGGTCACAGCGATGAGGTCACAGTCATGATGTCACAGCGATGAGGTCACACTCTGGTGAATGTAATGTGATTACATGtttaataataatgtgaatatttgataTCCTCGGccagtgttttcattctgtttttatatccTTTATTCCTCCAGTACTACACTACCCATAATTCCGTCAGTCAGAGATGTTGCCGTTGCTATGACGATGCACTGACTGAACACTACagttcttttaaaaacatttgtaaaatctgtatttattgatctgactgtttatttcatattgAACACTTAAAAATAGTAAAAACACGACATGCAGCTGAAACTTtaatatgttcatgtttattgttttttatctgGACGTTCTTCTCgttcttttatcatttttatattttttaaactatttGATGGTTTCATGTTGTCGTTGTTTACAAACTGATGTTTCATTAaaactgatgatgttttattaaacagtttctctttttgtggAGATGATAAAAAGATTTTATACCTGACGATGATGTTTGTCATTAAAACTATAAACTTACATGAATTATTAACAGAAATCTGTGAAGTATGAGAGCTGGAGACGGAAGGTGTTGCTCCAGCAGGTAAACGCAGGTAAATGCTGCTGCAGCCGTCTCTCAGTGTTTGTATGAAATGAAATCCTCCAGATTTTGAAACAAGGTTTCACGGGTAGTAAAGAGGCTGTGTATGAAatctgatattaaaaaacaaagataaactATTGATTGAATTATACTGggaattcttttatttttcgAATCAGCAGGAATCACAAATTATTTGAAATCCAGTGTGAACTCATTTCAACACGTTTGGGTTTTATGGTTCTGATCATAAAGATGTGCTGATTAAATATAAGTTAAATAGAAACATGAGAACAGACTCATTCTGGTTAACTGACAGTTGTGTTGtgattaaaagtgttttgtAATTATGAGATAAAGATGATGTAATTCTGAATCATTTATCTGTAATGAttcatttctattttgttttacttgtaaGGAGctgcagggtcagaggtcatgaaTGAATAACTGATCCCAGAGCAGCTCTGATTCTGCTTCTCTCAATCCACTCTGATGGCGTCATGCGGTGGCGCCGCCGCCCCGCCCGGTGACGTCACGTGTGTGCGACAGACAGTTGTGTTCAGTTGGCGCtcaggaaaaacagaagaagggAAACAAGCTGCTGTGAGTTTATACGAAATACTTCTTACTGcaggctaacaggctaacacATAGGCTAACGGCATAGCTAACACTGAGAGTTAATACTGTCTGAGACTGGACCAGGACCGGGTCCCGGACTGGGTCCTGGTTCGGGTCCTGAGTGACTCCATGTTTCTCTGAGTTTCAGGTCaatctgtgttttaatgaaacatcGCGATAACTCGCTGTATGACAGTCGCTGACGCGATGCACACCTGGTTATCGATCTCTGATGGTTGATGGTTCTAATCGTGCGGCTCAGCTGACTGTACCGCCGAATCACGGCTCATTGAACACttgttgctatagcaacagaCATCATATCTGATCAGGGTTTGCAGAGTAACGAGTAACTAAAGCGGTCGGGtgatgtaatggagtaaaagtagTCTTATATGTGATAAACAGGTCCAGATGTTGAACAGATGTGACTGACAGACTCACcaggtgtttttcttcttcgctGGTCCAGTAAtcagtcagttgttttaaagtTGGTGATCAGTGAATCATTTCTGATCACTTATCAATCAAAGAAAGTCTCTTAGGTATATTCACACTGAGATGGACTGAATGATTGATGAGCTCATGAAGACGATGATCAGCAGAATGATTATCAATACCATGTGTTATCTGATCACTGCATACACGTTTATGTGGATCTATTAGGGGTGTAGCGAGACACACAAGTCACGGTTCGGTACGTACCTCGGTATGGGGGTCACGGTTCGGTTTGTGAAAGACTTGCTTTTAGATTGAACAGACACCAATtgactgcaaaataaaaaaaagtctcctgttatgaaagtgaaaaaaaaaaaatagaataaaccATAAAATGAATGTAGTAAGAGGGTTCTCATTCTGTTAACTGAGTGCTTGTGTGTTGTTCAGGAGCCCTGCAGGTGACATTGAATGAATTAATATCTCACACATGCAAGATACAGTAAGACACACGTGCGAGATAAAAAACCCCATCCATGTCATCTCCAGGGCCCCGTAGTTGTTCATACACAttaataaaactgtatttttcatttcccaCTCAGAGGTGATGAAGTGGGCGGTAACTGTGTGGTAGCTTTAGTGGAGCGGGAGGTCCATGCATCAGTTGTGAGTGCAGCAGCTTGTGCTCCCTCACTGCTCCGGCACGCTTGTAAATGGTCGGGACCACAGACTGGCTGATGTGCGCATGGGATGGGACACTGTAATGTGGCTCAAGCACCTTTAATAAACACTTGAGGCCGGGGACCTTTACTATGGCATATGGGcactagggctgggtatcaatCAAATTTTTTCGATACCAATACCGATACCGATACCTTAATTTCGATACCGATTCCTGAACGGTACCTTTTTCggtcccttttttatttttattctagaaagaaaaaacattacaaattcTATTCCACATACTGGAGTTTATTTTTCAAGATCATTCCAACTGAAAATTTAACAAGAACAAAAGTGCACACcatcacacgcacgcacacacacacacacacacacacacacacacctaacagtttttcttcagaaaaatcaacatatCAGCCTTCTCAGGGGACAGACAAGCTCTTTCCTGGCTGATGGTGTCCCCAGCGGTCGAAAATGTGCGCTCAGCAGGAGTGGACGatgcctgcacacacaggtACTTGGCTGCCAAGTCAGACAACAGTGGCAGAGTGTCCCTCACAGTCCACCACCAGGTTGCTGTGTTAACAGAGGTCAGTGTAGATGGCAGTCCTCTGTATCGCTGGATCTCTGGGGTTAACCTGGGGTTAAGGACTCTTATCATCTCCCTAATTGAcatcaattaaaacacaaaacaataaaatagtTAAATCTTCTCATtgcttgaaaacacacaactttaaaaTACATCTAGGCTTGGTTTAGATATAGATCATATGATTACagacacatataaataaaatgatttattcatcaacAATATCCTGTATAGACAACTTACCTCCACCATGGAGCCTCCATTGTGGAAAATGCTAGCAAACCTTTCACCACAAA
This window harbors:
- the cxxc1a gene encoding CXXC-type zinc finger protein 1a gives rise to the protein MSEEAAGAEPGPEEEEEQGGGAGEGGEEGGGGQGGGREVAMETPNGPVYCICRRPDINCFMIGCDSCTEWFHGSCIGVSERAAKAIRVWFCPSCRDREPSLGIKYRPKKMKEEKESETEREEKTDGDGSSTPQPKIDRRRGSQIKRSARMCGECDACLRTEDCAQCDFCKDMKKFGGPNKIRQKCRQRQCEVRARKMLRVKDEEMSRSGSRGRGLLRKGAGHQTEEEEEEEEEEDEEDEEEDGVFSESELELYEQYKAAGYRDLVWHSEDEDVQLDSMRKKAVKVKHVKRREKKTEKKKSVSVPKEEVKPRRHKAKQRHRERVRHSERGGEGGAKEVGGALRQCLGPGCVQPARVNSKYCSEDCGMKLAANRIYEILPQRIQQWQQSPCVAEEMGRRQLERIRKEQQAARLRLTLMEKRFHELEGIIANAKQQQVQQHEEVTEGDGDDTDLQIFCVSCSHPVNPKVALRHMERCYAKYESQTSFGSMYPTRIEGATRLFCDVYNPQSKTYCKRLQVLCPEHSRDPKVPADEVCGCPLVKDVFEPTGEFCRVSKRKCNKHYCWEKLRRAEVDLERVRVWYKLDELFEQERNLRTAMTNRAGLLALMLHQTIQHDPITTDLRSAKDSVFVNISNNRVHCGKWRLVTTSRQVNIHTSSSALRQTDDQTDRHWTDKYLAARRE